From a single Camarhynchus parvulus chromosome 6, STF_HiC, whole genome shotgun sequence genomic region:
- the SFXN3 gene encoding sideroflexin-3 isoform X1 — protein sequence MRAGIPPCPPSRGASPPARAGRDPPAGPGAASANPTPRRFQRMPPSLPATINIREPRWDQSTFQGRAKHFFMVTDPRNLLLSGATLEEARRVVEDYRAGTVHPGLTEDQLWRAKYIYDSAFHPDTGEKMILVGRMSAQVPMNMTITGCMLTFYRTTPAVLFWQWVNQSFNAIVNYTNRSGDAPITPSQLGTAYVSATTGAVVTALGLKSLTKHLPAIIGRYVPFAAVAAANCINIPLMRQRELKLGIPVTDENGNRLGESTAAAQKAIFQVVVSRIGMAAPAMAIPPVIMNMLEKRAFLKRYPYLNAPLQVSLVGLCLVFATPLCCALFPQKSSMPVSSLEPEVQDQIRKKDPWLETVYFNKGL from the exons ATGCGAGCCGGTatccccccgtgtcccccttCCCGGGGGGCATCGCCTCCAGCGCGGGCCGGCCGTGACCccccggcggggcccggcgccGCCAGCGCGAACCCGACACCGCGGCGGTTTCAG aggATGCCACCGTCCTTGCCTGCCACCATCAACATCCGGGAGCCCCGCTGGGACCAGAGCACCTTTCAGGGCCGGGCCAAACACTTCTTCATGGTGACCGACCCCCGAaacctgctgctctcaggggcCACGCTGGAGGAAGCCCGACGGGTGGTGGAGGACTACAG ggcaggcaccGTGCACCCTGGGCTGACAGAGGACCAGCTTTGGCGGGCAAAGTACATCTATGACTCGGCTTTCCACCCTGACACGGGCGAGAAGATGATCCTTGTGGGACGCATGTCCGCTCAGGTCCCCATGAACATGACCATCACTGGTTGCATGTTGACCTTCTACAG GACCACACCAGCCGTGCTGTTCTGGCAGTGGGTCAACCAGTCCTTCAATGCCATTGTCAACTACACCAACCGCAGCGGAGATGCACCCATCACCCCCAG ccagctggggacagcctaTGTGAGTGCAACCACGGGGGCAGTTGTCACAGCATTGGGACTGAAATCCCTCACCAAG CACTTGCCAGCCATCATCGGCCGGTACGTGCCTTTTGCGGCCGTGGCAGCTGCCAACTGCATCAACATCCCGCTGATGAGGCAGAG AGAGCTCAAGCTGGGGATCCCTGTCACGGATGAGAATGGGAACCGCCTGGGTgaatccacagcagcagcccagaagGCCATTTTCCAGGTGGTGGTGTCCCGCATTGGCATGGCAGCGCCGGCCATGG CCATTCCGCCAGTGATCATGAACATGCTGGAGAAGAGAGCTTTCCTGAAG cgGTACCCGTACCTGAATGCTCCCCTGCAGGTCAGCCTGGTGGGACTCTG TTTGGTGTTTGCCACCCCGCTGTGCTGCGCACTCTTCCCACAGAAAAG CTCCATGCCGGTGAGCAGCCTGGAGCCTGAAGTCCAAGATCAGATCCGGAAGAAAGATCCATGGCTGGAGACTGTCTACTTCAACAAAGGGCTCTGA
- the PDZD7 gene encoding PDZ domain-containing protein 7: MAQDWDAVLSGMTTGSRSLSSSSEASLAPHYLLSKQSRLLNGTTRSSRAASPMGRVILINAPIEASSNESDVINAITVEKSVDGKLGFSVRGGSEHGLGIFVSKVEEGSSAEQAGLCVGDKITEVNSVSLENITMSSAVKVLTGNNRLRMVVRRMGRVPGIKFSKEKTAWVDVVNRRLVVEKSGSTPSESGSEDGLRRIVHLYTTSDDYCLGFNIRGGKEFGLGIYVSKVDPGGLAEQNGIQVGDQVLAANGVKFEDISHSKAVEVLKGQTHIMLTIKETGRFPAYKELVAEYCWLSRLTNGQLQQLAQTSETSSSISSYSSGPAPGAVNGLGAASPVPPARTVDVAISTEDGPRRGWVRERAERAMQTEPATEGLPETRRTVRPPELLRDTAIRGQGTREAPGTHPRRTFTHSPKTALLLALSRPRQPITRSQSDLTVAEEKRKKEKPEGQGARGATPGLHRSKTLVNLFFKGGRATSQSWAPPSQEAPGSDRWARSKSPGRSDGDRVGAVQKFVIRSLRREKSRRASILGPMGMATLQPNGSDPEARLPHIQDTAARLLSPDEVTAVLRHCSRYLHEGSVEDLVRPLLAILDRPEKVLLLRDVRSVVAPTDLGRFDSMVMPLELEAFDALKSRSVRSPALRPAHHDSPPKRHLITPVPDYRGGFLLKPAGTPDPEEAGEQQASPARPRASPSPRRPHPRTYTPLPDVPVDAYASTSRPLPTLSPQPPNWLLAEPSPGKGHGHSRSPRATWRKEPPRTVPSREAEVLGKPQRARPPLAPLFGGPGAEARAGAANGPEDAGREEEEEEEYHLLTVTLSKLKHSLGISISGGIESRAQPMVKIEKIFPGGAAFLSGILKAGQELVSVDGESLQNVTHQRAVDIIRQAYRNKAKEPMELVVRVPGPPPE; encoded by the exons atggCCCAGGACTGGGACGCGGTGCTGTCGGGGATGACGACAGGCAGCCGCTcgctgagctccagcagcgaagccagcctggctccccaCTACCTCCTCAGCAAGCAGAGCCGCCTGCTCAATGGGACCACCCGGAGCAGCCGTGCCGCCTCTCCCATGGGCCGTGTCATCCTCATCAATGCCCCCATCGAAG ccagcagcaatgAGAGTGATGTCATCAATGCCATCACTGTGGAGAAGAGCGTGGACGGCAAACTGGGCTTCAGCGTCCGTGGCGGCTCTGAGCATGGGTTGGGCATCTTTGTCAGCAAAGTGGAGGAGGGAAGCAGTGCTG AGCAGGCCGGGCTGTGTGTTGGTGACAAGATCACAGAGGTGAACAGTGTGAGTCTGGAGAACATCACGATGAGCAGCGCTGTCAAGGTCCTCACCGGCAACAACCGCCTCCGCATGGTGGTCCGGCGGATGGGCCGTGTACCAGGAATCAAGTTCTCCAAGGAGAAGACGGCGTG GGTGGATGTGGTGAACAGGCGCCTGGTAGTAGAGAAAAGCGGCTCAACACCATCGGAGAGCGGCTCTGAGGACGGGCTGCGGCGCATCGTCCACCTCTACACCACCTCTGATGACTACTGCCTGGGCTTCAACATCCGCGGGGGCAAAGAGTTCGGCCTTGGCATCTACGTCTCCAA GGTGGACCCCGGAGGGCTGGCGGAGCAAAATGGCATTCAGGTGGGAGACCAAGTCCTTGCAGCCAATGGAGTCAAGTTTGAAGACATAAGCCATAGCAAGGCAGTGGAGGTGCTCAAGGGGCAGACCCACATCATGCTCACAATCAAG GAGACAGGCCGGTTCCCTGCTTACAAGGAGTTGGTGGCCGAGTACTGCTGGCTCAGTCGCT TGACCAACGGGCAGCTGCAACAGCTGGCTCAGACCTCGGAAACCagctcctccatctcctcctaCTCCTCAGGACCAGCGCCAGGGGCGGTGaatgggctgggggcagcttccccagtgcccccagcccgcACCGTGGATGTGGCCATCTCCACGGAGGATGGGCCACGGCGGGGCTGGGTGCGGGAACGTGCTGAGCGGGCCATGCAGACCGAGCCAGCCACCGAGGGGCTGCCGGAGACACGGCGCACAGTGCGGCCCCCCGAGCTGCTGCGGGATACGGCCATCCGGGGCCAGGGCACCCGCGAGGCCCCCGGCACCCACCCACGCCGCACCTTCACCCACTCACCCAAGACGGCGCTTCTGCTGGCGCTGAGCCGGCCTCGGCAGCCCATCACACGCTCCCAGAGTGACCTCACTGTTGCTG AGGAGAAGCGGAAGAAGGAGAAGCCAGAGGGACAAGGGGCACGGGGGGCTACCCCAGGATTGCACCGCTCCAAGACCCTTGTCAACCTCTTTTTCAAGGGGGGCCGTGCcaccagccagagctgggcccCCCCCAGCCAGGAGGCCCCTGGCTCTGATCGCTGGGCACGGTCCAAGTCCCCAGGGCGCTCTGACGGGGACAGAG TAGGCGCTGTGCAGAAGTTTGTCATCCGGAGCCTGAGGCGGG AGAAAAGCCGGCGTGCTAGCATCCTGGGCCCCATGGGCATGGCCACCCTGCAGCCCAACGGCAGCGACCCTGAGGCCCGGCTCCCGCACATCCAGGACACTGCTGCACGTCTCCTCAGTCCCGACGAGGTGACAGCCGTGCTCCGCCACTGCTCCCGG TACCTGCACGAGGGCAGCGTGGAGGATTTGGTGCGGCCACTGCTGGCCATCCTGGACCGGCCCGAGAAGGTCCTGCTGCTACGGGACGTGAG GAGCGTGGTGGCCCCCACAGACCTGGGCAGGTTTGACAGCATGGTGATGCCGCTGGAGCTGGAAGCCTTTGATGCCCTAAAGAGCCGCTCAG TGCGCTCACCTGCCCTCCGCCCGGCCCACCACGACTCCCCCCCCAAGAGACACCTCATCACACCAGTGCCTG ACTATCGGGGCGGATTCCTGCTGAAGCCAGCAGGGACCCCAGATCCGGAGGAAGCGGGGGAGCAGCAGGCGAGCCCAGCCCGTCCAagagcctcccccagcccccgccGGCCTCACCCCCGCACCTACACCCCGCTCCCTGACGTGCCAGTGGATGCCTATGCCTCCACCAGCCggcccctgcccaccctcagccctcagcccccgaactggctgctggctgagccCTCCCCTGGCAAGGGCCATGGGCACTCTCGCAGCCCCCGGGCCACCTGGCGCAAGGAACCCCCCAGGACAGTGCCCAGCAGAGAAGCCGAAGTGCTGGGGAAGCCCCAGCGGGCACGGCCTCCTCTTGCCCCTCTCTTTGGGGGGCCAGGGGCTGAGgcaagggctggggcagccaatGGCCCTGAAGatgctggcagggaggaagaggaggaggaagagtaTCATCTGCTCACCGTCACCCTCTCCAAGCTGAAGCACTCGCTGG GGATCAGCATCTCTGGTGGTATTGAGTCAAGGGCACAGCCAATGGTGAAGATTGAGAAGATCTTCCCTGGTGGAGCTGCCTTCCTCAGTGGCATCCTCAAG gctgggcaggagctggtgtCAGTGGACGGGGAGAGCCTGCAGAACGTCACGCACCAGAGGGCTGTGGACATCATCCGCCAGGCCTACCGCAACAAAGCCAAGGAGCCCATGGAGCTGGTGGTGCGGGTGCCTGGGCCACCGCCGGAGTGA
- the KAZALD1 gene encoding kazal-type serine protease inhibitor domain-containing protein 1 has translation MSKAKPLSISCLVLSLLSLLWALLQLGQAFPSTSDYLQRGWQRLLEEGEGCTECQPEECPTPRGCLAGTVRDACDCCWECANLEGQICDLDNTNHFYGKCGEHLECRLDPGDLRHGEVPEPQCACLSHLALCGSDGKTYAQICRFLEAARAHPDANLTVAHEGPCESEPQITSPPYDTWNITGQDVIFGCEVFAYPMASIEWRKDGTEMLLPGDDPHISVQFRGGPQKYEVTGWLQIQGVRVTDEGTYRCFARNRLGEVVALASLTVFTPDQLNLTDFSLLKPRMTPEDYRESEEDYY, from the exons ATGTCCAAAGCCAAGCCCCTCAGCATCTCTTGCCTCGTGCTCTCCTTGCTCTCCTTGCTCTGGGCTTtgctccagctgggccaggctTTTCCCAGCACCTCTGACTACCTCcagcggggctggcagcggctgctggaggaaggggagggcTGCACCGAGTGCCAGCCAGAGGAGTGCCCGACGCCACGCGGGTGCCTGGCAGGCACGGTGCGGGATGCCTGCGactgctgctgggaatgtgcCAACCTGGAGGGACAGATCTGCGACCTGGACAACACCAACCACTTCTATGGCAAGTGTGGGGAGCACCTGGAGTGCCGGCTGGATCCTGGGGACCTGCGGCACGGAGAGGTGCCCGAGCCCCAGTGCGCCTGCCTCTCCCACCTGGCCCTCTGCGGCTCTGACGGCAAAACCTACGCTCAGATCTGCAGGTTCCTGGAGGCTGCCCGTGCTCACCCCGATGCCAACCTCACCGTGGCCCATGAAGGTCCCTGCGAGTCAG AGCCTCAGATCACCTCTCCTCCCTATGACACATGGAACATCACTGGGCAGGATGTCATCTTCGGCTGCGAGGTCTTTGCCTACCCCATGGCATCCATTGAGTGGAGGAAGGATGGCACggagatgctgctgcctggagatgACCCCCACATCTCTGTCCAG TTCAGAGGTGGCCCCCAGAAATACGAGGTGACAGGCTGGCTGCAGATCCAGGGCGTGCGGGTGACGGACGAGGGCACGTACCGCTGCTTCGCCAGGAACAGGCTCGGGGAGGTGGTGGCACTGGCCAGCCTGACCGTCTTCACACCGG ACCAGCTCAACCTGACAGACTTCTCCCTGCTGAAGCCTCGCATGACACCTGAAGACTACAGGGAGAGTGAGGAGGACTACTACTAG
- the LZTS2 gene encoding leucine zipper putative tumor suppressor 2, which produces MAIVQTLPVPLEAVSEGATQLRATARSPPAAMGSVGSLLPVRPRHDCASDGDPSTASFCKQEGLLRATPEEPRMSVPGVTHSYANGGFCGDWLDASSPASPCSDSDDLHDDQAPNDHLRGPPPKLVPVSGKLEENVEKTLIRPMAFKPVVSKLRNAQPGTRLGLSESQVSLTHLLAAEKPGSLSCRASTLSDSGRNSLSSLPTYSTGCSQHPEVGALPTTPHGPLDPPGGCRPSNSDSGRSSSSKSTGSLSGRGRPSSESGSCGRSPLPGEEAMLVRELEDKLREREAELQLLRDSLDENEVAICQVFEEKQRRCEQELEGLRQRCAAQARQAAHAAHRGQQVLQLQVLQLQQEKKQLQEDLTQLLQEHELLERRCASFQRERTELAPRLEETKWEVCQKSGEISLLKQQLKEAQAELAQRGAELLGLRAQLREARAQLQAGERRAQGLQEAARLKALELEVCANELQRRKSEADLFRAKASRLEQEVVGLREAARGRCPPGTGEGCPPPGEGCPPASEEPQGSAGLRRQLERLRAEVALERRRGQEQRDAFEQERGTWQGEKERVIRYQKQLQYSYIQMYRRNRRLEQRLQHLRLQGEDPLPEPCDPPDPPFEEITATEI; this is translated from the exons ATGGCCATCGTGCAGACACTGCCAGTGCCCCTTGAGGCCGTGTCTGAGGGGGCCACACAGCTCCGCGCCACCGCCCGCTCACCCCCTGCCGCCATGGGCAGCGTGGGCAGCCTCCTGCCCGTCCGGCCTCGCCACGACTGCGCAAGTGATGGGGACCCCTCCACCGCCTCCTTCTGCAAGCAGGAGGGGCTACTCCGAGCCACTCCTGAGGAGCCCCGCATGTCTGTGCCCGGTGTCACCCACTCCTACGCCAATGGGGGCTTCTGTGGGGACTGGCTTGAtgcctcctctcctgccagcccctgtaGTGACTCAGATGATCTCCATGATGACCAAGCACCAAATGATCACCTCCGGGGGCCGCCCCCCAAGCTTGTACCTGTCTCTGGCAAGCTGGAAGAG AATGTGGAGAAGACCCTGATCCGCCCCATGGCCTTCAAGCCAGTGGTATCTAAGCTTCGGAATGCCCAGCCAGGCACACGCCTAGGGCTGTCAGAGAGCCAGGTGAGCCTCACCCACTTGCTGGCTGCTGAGAAGCCTGGCTCTCTGAGCTGCCGTGCCAGCACCCTCTCGGACTCGGGGCGCaactccctctccagcctgcccaCTTACAGCAcgggctgcagccagcacccaGAGGTGGGTGCCCTGCCAACCACCCCCCATGGGCCCCTTGACCCTCCAGGGGGCTGCCGCCCCTCCAACTCGGACAGCGGGCGCTCATCCTCCAGCAAGAGCACAGGCTCGCTGAGCGGCCGGGGCCGGCCCTCCTCAGAGAGTGGCTCCTGCGGGCGCTCTCCGCTGCCTGGCGAGGAGGCCATGCTGGTGCGGGAGCTGGAGGACAAGCTGCGGGAGCGAGAGGccgagctgcagctcctgcggGACAGTCTGGATGAGAACGAGGTGGCCATCTGCCAG GTGTTTGAGGAGAAGCAGCGTCggtgtgagcaggagctggaggggctgcgGCAGCGCTGCGCGGCCCAGGCACGGCAGGCGGCCCACGCAGCACATCGGGggcagcaggtcctgcagctccaggtgctgcagttgcagcaggagaagaaaCAGCTGCAGGAGGACTTGACCCAGTTGCTGCAGGAGCATGAACTGCTGGAGCGTCGCTGTGCCTCCTTCCAGCGGGAGCGCACTGAGCTGGCACCCCGGCTGGAGGAGACCAAGTGGGAG GTGTGCCAGAAGTCGGGGGAGATCTctctgctgaagcagcagctgaaagaagCGCAGGCGGAGCTGGCGCAGCGGGGTGccgagctgctggggctgcgggCTCAGCTGCGGGAGGCGCGGGCGCAGCTGCAGGCGGGCGAGCGGCGGGcgcaggggctgcaggaggccgCCCGCCTCAAGGCGCTGGAGCTGGAGGTCTGTGCCAATGAACTGCAGCGCCGCAAGAGCGAGGCCGACCTCTTCCGCGCCAAAGCCAGCCGGCTTGAGCAGGAGGTGGTGGGGCTGCGGGAAGCTGCCCGCGGGCGATGCCCGCCAGGCACTGGTGAAGGGTGCCCCCCACCTGGGGAAGGATGCCCCCCGGCCAGCgaggagccccagggcagtgcggggctgcggcggcAGCTGGAGCGGCTGCGGGCAGAGGTGGCGCTGGAGCGGCGGCGTGGGCAGGAGCAGCGGGATGCCTTCGAGCAGGAGCGCGGCACGTGGCAGGGCGAGAAGGAGCGCGTCATCCGCTACCAGAAGCAGCTGCAATACAGCTACATCCAGATGTACCGGCGCAACCGGCGGCTCGAGCAGCGGCTCCAGCATCTCCGGCTTCAGGGCGAGGACCCCCTGCCCGAGCCCTGTGACCCACCAGACCCGCCCTTTGAGGAGATAACAGCTACCGAGATCTGA
- the SFXN3 gene encoding sideroflexin-3 isoform X2 — MPPSLPATINIREPRWDQSTFQGRAKHFFMVTDPRNLLLSGATLEEARRVVEDYRAGTVHPGLTEDQLWRAKYIYDSAFHPDTGEKMILVGRMSAQVPMNMTITGCMLTFYRTTPAVLFWQWVNQSFNAIVNYTNRSGDAPITPSQLGTAYVSATTGAVVTALGLKSLTKHLPAIIGRYVPFAAVAAANCINIPLMRQRELKLGIPVTDENGNRLGESTAAAQKAIFQVVVSRIGMAAPAMAIPPVIMNMLEKRAFLKRYPYLNAPLQVSLVGLCLVFATPLCCALFPQKSSMPVSSLEPEVQDQIRKKDPWLETVYFNKGL; from the exons ATGCCACCGTCCTTGCCTGCCACCATCAACATCCGGGAGCCCCGCTGGGACCAGAGCACCTTTCAGGGCCGGGCCAAACACTTCTTCATGGTGACCGACCCCCGAaacctgctgctctcaggggcCACGCTGGAGGAAGCCCGACGGGTGGTGGAGGACTACAG ggcaggcaccGTGCACCCTGGGCTGACAGAGGACCAGCTTTGGCGGGCAAAGTACATCTATGACTCGGCTTTCCACCCTGACACGGGCGAGAAGATGATCCTTGTGGGACGCATGTCCGCTCAGGTCCCCATGAACATGACCATCACTGGTTGCATGTTGACCTTCTACAG GACCACACCAGCCGTGCTGTTCTGGCAGTGGGTCAACCAGTCCTTCAATGCCATTGTCAACTACACCAACCGCAGCGGAGATGCACCCATCACCCCCAG ccagctggggacagcctaTGTGAGTGCAACCACGGGGGCAGTTGTCACAGCATTGGGACTGAAATCCCTCACCAAG CACTTGCCAGCCATCATCGGCCGGTACGTGCCTTTTGCGGCCGTGGCAGCTGCCAACTGCATCAACATCCCGCTGATGAGGCAGAG AGAGCTCAAGCTGGGGATCCCTGTCACGGATGAGAATGGGAACCGCCTGGGTgaatccacagcagcagcccagaagGCCATTTTCCAGGTGGTGGTGTCCCGCATTGGCATGGCAGCGCCGGCCATGG CCATTCCGCCAGTGATCATGAACATGCTGGAGAAGAGAGCTTTCCTGAAG cgGTACCCGTACCTGAATGCTCCCCTGCAGGTCAGCCTGGTGGGACTCTG TTTGGTGTTTGCCACCCCGCTGTGCTGCGCACTCTTCCCACAGAAAAG CTCCATGCCGGTGAGCAGCCTGGAGCCTGAAGTCCAAGATCAGATCCGGAAGAAAGATCCATGGCTGGAGACTGTCTACTTCAACAAAGGGCTCTGA